The following coding sequences are from one Neodiprion lecontei isolate iyNeoLeco1 chromosome 7, iyNeoLeco1.1, whole genome shotgun sequence window:
- the LOC107218297 gene encoding synaptosomal-associated protein 25 isoform X5, whose amino-acid sequence MPASTTAATAAGAEGGGPPRTELQELQLKAGQTTDESLESTRRMLALCEEGHEVGMKTLVMLDEQGEQLDRIEEGMDQINADMREAEKNLTGMEKCCGLCVLPCNKGASFKEDEGTWKGNDDGKVVNNQPQRVMDDRNGLGPQGGYIAKITNDAREDEMEDNMGQVNTMIGNLRNMAIDMGSELENQNRQIDRINRKGESNETRIQVANERAHQLLK is encoded by the exons ATGCCTGCATCAACGACAGCAGCCACCGCTGCAGGAGCTGAGGGTGGCGGTCCTCCGCGTACTGAACTTCAGGAGCTCCAGTTGAAGGCGGGTCAGACGACTGATGAG TCACTGGAGAGTACGCGACGTATGCTGGCGCTATGCGAAGAG GGCCACGAGGTCGGGATGAAAACCCTCGTAATGCTGGACGAGCAAGGCG AGCAACTCGACAGAATCGAGGAAGGGATGGATCAGATCAACGCCGATATGAGGGAAGCTGAGAAGAATCTTACCGGTATGGAAAAATGTTGCGGTCTCTGCGTTCTGCCATGTAACAA AGGAGCGAGTTTCAAGGAGGACGAGGGAACGTGGAAGGGAAACGACGACGGCAAGGTTGTGAATAATCAGCCGCAACGCGTGATGGACGATCGGAACGGTTTGGGACCCCAGGGTGGCTACATCGCGAAGATAACGAACGACGCGAGGGAGGACGAGATGGAGGATAACATGGGACAGGTGAACACGATGATCGGGAATCTGCGCAACATGGCGATCGACATGGGCAGTGAGCTAGAAaatcaaaatcgtcaaatcgACAGGATCAATCGCAag GGAGAGTCGAACGAGACGAGGATACAGGTGGCCAACGAACGCGCTCATCAGCTACTTAAATAA
- the LOC107218297 gene encoding synaptosomal-associated protein 25 isoform X1 has protein sequence MPASTTAATAAGAEGGGPPRTELQELQLKAGQTTDESLESTRRMLALCEESKEAGIRTLVALDDQGEQLDRIEEGMDQINADMREAEKNLTGMEKCCGLCVLPCNKGASFKEDEGTWKGNDDGKVVNNQPQRVMDDRNGLGPQGGYIAKITNDAREDEMEDNMGQVNTMIGNLRNMAIDMGSELENQNRQIDRINRKGESNETRIAVANQRTNKLLKS, from the exons ATGCCTGCATCAACGACAGCAGCCACCGCTGCAGGAGCTGAGGGTGGCGGTCCTCCGCGTACTGAACTTCAGGAGCTCCAGTTGAAGGCGGGTCAGACGACTGATGAG TCACTGGAGAGTACGCGACGTATGCTGGCGCTATGCGAAGAG AGCAAGGAGGCCGGCATCCGTACTCTGGTCGCCCTGGACGACCAGGGAG AGCAACTCGACAGAATCGAGGAAGGGATGGATCAGATCAACGCCGATATGAGGGAAGCTGAGAAGAATCTTACCGGTATGGAAAAATGTTGCGGTCTCTGCGTTCTGCCATGTAACAA AGGAGCGAGTTTCAAGGAGGACGAGGGAACGTGGAAGGGAAACGACGACGGCAAGGTTGTGAATAATCAGCCGCAACGCGTGATGGACGATCGGAACGGTTTGGGACCCCAGGGTGGCTACATCGCGAAGATAACGAACGACGCGAGGGAGGACGAGATGGAGGATAACATGGGACAGGTGAACACGATGATCGGGAATCTGCGCAACATGGCGATCGACATGGGCAGTGAGCTAGAAaatcaaaatcgtcaaatcgACAGGATCAATCGCAag GGGGAGTCCAACGAAACGAGGATCGCTGTGGCCAATCAGCGTACGAACAAGCTGCTCAAGtcgtaa
- the LOC107218297 gene encoding synaptosomal-associated protein 25 isoform X3, which yields MPASTTAATAAGAEGGGPPRTELQELQLKAGQTTDESLESTRRMLALCEEGHEVGMKTLVMLDEQGEQLDRIEEGMDQINADMREAEKNLTGMEKCCGLCVLPCNKGASFKEDEGTWKGNDDGKVVNNQPQRVMDDRNGLGPQGGYIAKITNDAREDEMEDNMGQVNTMIGNLRNMAIDMGSELENQNRQIDRINRKGESNETRIAVANQRTNKLLKS from the exons ATGCCTGCATCAACGACAGCAGCCACCGCTGCAGGAGCTGAGGGTGGCGGTCCTCCGCGTACTGAACTTCAGGAGCTCCAGTTGAAGGCGGGTCAGACGACTGATGAG TCACTGGAGAGTACGCGACGTATGCTGGCGCTATGCGAAGAG GGCCACGAGGTCGGGATGAAAACCCTCGTAATGCTGGACGAGCAAGGCG AGCAACTCGACAGAATCGAGGAAGGGATGGATCAGATCAACGCCGATATGAGGGAAGCTGAGAAGAATCTTACCGGTATGGAAAAATGTTGCGGTCTCTGCGTTCTGCCATGTAACAA AGGAGCGAGTTTCAAGGAGGACGAGGGAACGTGGAAGGGAAACGACGACGGCAAGGTTGTGAATAATCAGCCGCAACGCGTGATGGACGATCGGAACGGTTTGGGACCCCAGGGTGGCTACATCGCGAAGATAACGAACGACGCGAGGGAGGACGAGATGGAGGATAACATGGGACAGGTGAACACGATGATCGGGAATCTGCGCAACATGGCGATCGACATGGGCAGTGAGCTAGAAaatcaaaatcgtcaaatcgACAGGATCAATCGCAag GGGGAGTCCAACGAAACGAGGATCGCTGTGGCCAATCAGCGTACGAACAAGCTGCTCAAGtcgtaa
- the LOC107218297 gene encoding synaptosomal-associated protein 25 isoform X4: protein MPASTTAATAAGAEGGGPPRTELQELQLKAGQTTDESLESTRRMLALCEESKEAGIRTLVALDDQGEQLDRIEEGMDQINADMREAEKNLTGMEKCCGLCVLPCNKGASFKEDEGTWKGNDDGKVVNNQPQRVMDDRNGLGPQGGYIAKITNDAREDEMEDNMGQVNTMIGNLRNMAIDMGSELENQNRQIDRINRKGESNETRIQVANERAHQLLK, encoded by the exons ATGCCTGCATCAACGACAGCAGCCACCGCTGCAGGAGCTGAGGGTGGCGGTCCTCCGCGTACTGAACTTCAGGAGCTCCAGTTGAAGGCGGGTCAGACGACTGATGAG TCACTGGAGAGTACGCGACGTATGCTGGCGCTATGCGAAGAG AGCAAGGAGGCCGGCATCCGTACTCTGGTCGCCCTGGACGACCAGGGAG AGCAACTCGACAGAATCGAGGAAGGGATGGATCAGATCAACGCCGATATGAGGGAAGCTGAGAAGAATCTTACCGGTATGGAAAAATGTTGCGGTCTCTGCGTTCTGCCATGTAACAA AGGAGCGAGTTTCAAGGAGGACGAGGGAACGTGGAAGGGAAACGACGACGGCAAGGTTGTGAATAATCAGCCGCAACGCGTGATGGACGATCGGAACGGTTTGGGACCCCAGGGTGGCTACATCGCGAAGATAACGAACGACGCGAGGGAGGACGAGATGGAGGATAACATGGGACAGGTGAACACGATGATCGGGAATCTGCGCAACATGGCGATCGACATGGGCAGTGAGCTAGAAaatcaaaatcgtcaaatcgACAGGATCAATCGCAag GGAGAGTCGAACGAGACGAGGATACAGGTGGCCAACGAACGCGCTCATCAGCTACTTAAATAA
- the LOC107218297 gene encoding synaptosomal-associated protein 25 isoform X2, with protein MPASTTAATAAGAEGGGPPRTELQELQLKAGQTTDESLESTRRMLALCEESEDVGANTLMMLDHQGEQLDRIEEGMDQINADMREAEKNLTGMEKCCGLCVLPCNKGASFKEDEGTWKGNDDGKVVNNQPQRVMDDRNGLGPQGGYIAKITNDAREDEMEDNMGQVNTMIGNLRNMAIDMGSELENQNRQIDRINRKGESNETRIAVANQRTNKLLKS; from the exons ATGCCTGCATCAACGACAGCAGCCACCGCTGCAGGAGCTGAGGGTGGCGGTCCTCCGCGTACTGAACTTCAGGAGCTCCAGTTGAAGGCGGGTCAGACGACTGATGAG TCACTGGAGAGTACGCGACGTATGCTGGCGCTATGCGAAGAG AGCGAAGATGTTGGCGCAAACACTCTGATGATGTTGGACCACCAAGGCG AGCAACTCGACAGAATCGAGGAAGGGATGGATCAGATCAACGCCGATATGAGGGAAGCTGAGAAGAATCTTACCGGTATGGAAAAATGTTGCGGTCTCTGCGTTCTGCCATGTAACAA AGGAGCGAGTTTCAAGGAGGACGAGGGAACGTGGAAGGGAAACGACGACGGCAAGGTTGTGAATAATCAGCCGCAACGCGTGATGGACGATCGGAACGGTTTGGGACCCCAGGGTGGCTACATCGCGAAGATAACGAACGACGCGAGGGAGGACGAGATGGAGGATAACATGGGACAGGTGAACACGATGATCGGGAATCTGCGCAACATGGCGATCGACATGGGCAGTGAGCTAGAAaatcaaaatcgtcaaatcgACAGGATCAATCGCAag GGGGAGTCCAACGAAACGAGGATCGCTGTGGCCAATCAGCGTACGAACAAGCTGCTCAAGtcgtaa
- the LOC107218297 gene encoding synaptosomal-associated protein 25 isoform X7, producing MKEGINTEKVVTVDRGGGLSHLLQVKPLESLESTRRMLALCEESKEAGIRTLVALDDQGEQLDRIEEGMDQINADMREAEKNLTGMEKCCGLCVLPCNKGASFKEDEGTWKGNDDGKVVNNQPQRVMDDRNGLGPQGGYIAKITNDAREDEMEDNMGQVNTMIGNLRNMAIDMGSELENQNRQIDRINRKGESNETRIAVANQRTNKLLKS from the exons ATGAAGGAGGGAATAAACACCGAAAAAGTCGTGACGGTGGACCGTGGCGGGGGTCTTTCTCATCTCCTTCAAGTAAAGCCTTTAGAG TCACTGGAGAGTACGCGACGTATGCTGGCGCTATGCGAAGAG AGCAAGGAGGCCGGCATCCGTACTCTGGTCGCCCTGGACGACCAGGGAG AGCAACTCGACAGAATCGAGGAAGGGATGGATCAGATCAACGCCGATATGAGGGAAGCTGAGAAGAATCTTACCGGTATGGAAAAATGTTGCGGTCTCTGCGTTCTGCCATGTAACAA AGGAGCGAGTTTCAAGGAGGACGAGGGAACGTGGAAGGGAAACGACGACGGCAAGGTTGTGAATAATCAGCCGCAACGCGTGATGGACGATCGGAACGGTTTGGGACCCCAGGGTGGCTACATCGCGAAGATAACGAACGACGCGAGGGAGGACGAGATGGAGGATAACATGGGACAGGTGAACACGATGATCGGGAATCTGCGCAACATGGCGATCGACATGGGCAGTGAGCTAGAAaatcaaaatcgtcaaatcgACAGGATCAATCGCAag GGGGAGTCCAACGAAACGAGGATCGCTGTGGCCAATCAGCGTACGAACAAGCTGCTCAAGtcgtaa
- the LOC107218297 gene encoding synaptosomal-associated protein 25 isoform X6 codes for MKEGINTEKVVTVDRGGGLSHLLQVKPLESLESTRRMLALCEESEDVGANTLMMLDHQGEQLDRIEEGMDQINADMREAEKNLTGMEKCCGLCVLPCNKGASFKEDEGTWKGNDDGKVVNNQPQRVMDDRNGLGPQGGYIAKITNDAREDEMEDNMGQVNTMIGNLRNMAIDMGSELENQNRQIDRINRKGESNETRIAVANQRTNKLLKS; via the exons ATGAAGGAGGGAATAAACACCGAAAAAGTCGTGACGGTGGACCGTGGCGGGGGTCTTTCTCATCTCCTTCAAGTAAAGCCTTTAGAG TCACTGGAGAGTACGCGACGTATGCTGGCGCTATGCGAAGAG AGCGAAGATGTTGGCGCAAACACTCTGATGATGTTGGACCACCAAGGCG AGCAACTCGACAGAATCGAGGAAGGGATGGATCAGATCAACGCCGATATGAGGGAAGCTGAGAAGAATCTTACCGGTATGGAAAAATGTTGCGGTCTCTGCGTTCTGCCATGTAACAA AGGAGCGAGTTTCAAGGAGGACGAGGGAACGTGGAAGGGAAACGACGACGGCAAGGTTGTGAATAATCAGCCGCAACGCGTGATGGACGATCGGAACGGTTTGGGACCCCAGGGTGGCTACATCGCGAAGATAACGAACGACGCGAGGGAGGACGAGATGGAGGATAACATGGGACAGGTGAACACGATGATCGGGAATCTGCGCAACATGGCGATCGACATGGGCAGTGAGCTAGAAaatcaaaatcgtcaaatcgACAGGATCAATCGCAag GGGGAGTCCAACGAAACGAGGATCGCTGTGGCCAATCAGCGTACGAACAAGCTGCTCAAGtcgtaa